The Leopardus geoffroyi isolate Oge1 chromosome C1, O.geoffroyi_Oge1_pat1.0, whole genome shotgun sequence sequence ACTCTGCAGAGTGGTGCTGGGTACCAGGCCGGGACACACCAAGGTCCATTTGATCATGGCTCTGGGTCCTTGAGTCCATCCAAAAAGAGCCCTGTGGGTAAGAGTCCACCGGCCACTGGCTCCACGTATGGCTCGTCTCAAAAGGAGGAGGCTGCTGCTCCAGGAGGAGCAGCCTATACAAAGAGGCAAGTGTCTCGTTTCCTCTCCTGGTTGTGTTTTTATCTCGCCAGCTGGCAGTTTAATTGTAATGTGATTTAGGTTAGAGCTCTGATTAATGGTAATAAGGTAATCCCCGTTTCCTAAACTTTGCAGTAGCAACCTTGAAAAGCATCACCCAAGGAAACCTTTAGCTTAACTCTAGCTTTCCTGCCTCCCTGAATTTGTATTGTAGCATAAAGTTTCTTTAGACTGCTCTGCAATgatgttttcacatttaaaatttgccTTGGATTCTACCAACGTAAGCCAGAGAACAGAGTTTTGTGGGTCAGCTATCAAAAAATTATAGTCTTTGCCAAAATGAGCGGGCCATTGGAGATGTTAGACCCTGTAGGACCCACCATCTACTGTGATCAGTCTGCATCAGTCCATGATGATGAAGAGCTACACCTTGTACCCTCACACCCTCCAGTTGAGGAGACTGGGCAAAATGGGAAAGCCCGAGGCTTAGTCCAGGAAGCCCTTGTTTTAAAATCACAAGGTGGGTGTGTGTCCCAGTAGAAGCTAACAGGTTGCGTGTGTTAGGAGAGGACGTGACTGTGCTTCTGCTGTGGGGGACATGGTGAGTTGGAACCTGAATCTTTGTGTGGTTGGATGGATTGGGATGGCAGAGACGGAACAGGGAAGTTGCATTGGGACCAGGTTGTCAAGAGGTACTTAACCGGGCAGGTGGttcccccctccttttctctctctctctgtctcattagCATATTCTTTGGTGCCCCTGCTGTCCTTTGATTCTTCTTTGCCATATTAACTCAACTATAACTTGATTAGACTTCCTTCATTAATGGTACAAATGAGATGTTCAGCCTCTGTACTTTCCAGCCTTCAGTGAGTCTGCTTTAAAGTGTAAGTGTGGTTCCTTGCCAGGACTGGGAGTCTCATTAGGAGACTCAAGGATGAGCTCTGCTTTTCCATAAGAACGAGTAGGATGGTTTTTGCCCTCTTCCCCCAATtaacttgtattttgttttttatttgtgttcGCAGTATATTTCATATTTAGATCTTCTAGGTGACTTGAAGCAAACATGAAGTCTCTTTTGAGACTTGTATTTCCAAATGTGAGTtgtataaaaagcaaaacagtccAAGGTTGAACATTCTATGTTAACTTTGCTGAAAGCAGATTTTAAGTGACTGAGTGAAGGTTGGATaagaccttaattttttttttcctagaccaCTTACAGGTaagtaggtttttgttttttagtatccTAAAAAATTacctttgctgttttctttttggttgctcTTGTAAGATACAACTCCATGGGccatgtatttttctcttaaatggcATCCAAGTTCATAGATCTGTGAAGGGCCACTTTTTAGAAATTACTAGAAAGTAACCAAGTAGAAAGTCCTTTGGTAACACTGGAATCTACAAGACATGTTtgttcagagaattaaaaaaaaaaaaaaaaaaaaaaaagtgctgttttAGATCAGGTTGCTTAAAGAAGCCTCTTTTGTGTCTCCCTTGTGTTTTATAACTAGGTACCTAGAAGAGCAGAAGACCGAGAACGGGAAAGATaaggaacagaaacaaacaaacactgataaagagaaaatgaaagaaaaagggagcTTCTCTGACACGGGCTTGGGTGATGCGAAAATGAAATCTGATCCATTTGCTCCCAAAACTGATGCTGAAAAGTCTTTTCGGGGTAGCCAGTCTCCCAAAAGGTATAAGCTTCGAGATGACTTTGAGAAGAAGATGGCTGACTTCCATAAGGAGGACATGGATGGTCAAGATAAAGACAAAgcgaagggaaggaaggaatcagAGTTTGATGATGAACCCAAATTTATGTCGAAAGTTATAGCAGGTGCAAACAAAaaccaggaggaggagaagtcCGGCAAATGGGAGGGCCTGGTGTATGCGCctccaggaaaggaaaagcagaggaaaaccgaggagctggaggaggaatcTTTCTCAGAGAGATCCAAAAAGGAGGATCGGGGAGGGCCCAAGAGAACCGAAAGTGGGCACCGGGGGTTTGTGCCTGAAAAGAATTTCCGAGTGACCGCTTACAAAGCAGTCCAGGAGAAAAGCTCTTCACCTCCCCCGAGAAAGACCTCTGAGAGCCGAGAGAAGCTAGGAGCCAAAGGAGACTTTTCCTCAGGGAAGTCTTCCTTTTCTATTACTCGAGAGGCCCAGGTCAATGTCCGGATGGACTCTTTTGATGAGGACCTTGCCAGGTGAGGTGTGGTCCTTGAACCTCAGGGCTTTAGTGGTCTAAGGGGCATCTCCTTATCCCTCTCTCTAAGGATGTTCTGGAACCAGGACAGGCCCCTCCTGTATTTCCTGTGCTATCCAAGTTTCATAGCTGATACGTCAACCTGTGTTAAGTGGAGAAGTGTGTGTCACTAAGGAGTTATGTGTTGGGGGCAGTATCACAGGGGTGGTGAAGCATCTTTGCAGTCTTCAGTGACTGGCTTTCTGGGTGTTGGGTCCCCTCTTGACCTCTGTCCATTACCCTACCCCATATCCCCTGTcatcccattttttccccttaaatgtgCTTAAGGTGATTTTGCCTGTGGAGCCATCCAGAATCCATTTTTCCGCGCTGGTTACCAGAGTCAGTTATTACTACAGACCTCCATCACATAACATAGCAATTTTAAAGTTGGGGCTTGGGTGGAAGAAGGGTGTGTTGGCAGAACTTTAGGGAAGAACGGTAAGGCCCAGACTGACTGTGTTTTATACCTGGTGTGAGAACCGCACAGCCAGTTGGAAGTCTGCCTGAGCAGCATTCCAGGCACCTCCCACATCACTGTGTCACTTCACTGAGTGGCCCTGGCTGGGCAAGCTAGTTgatcttttaaatacttttcaattTGTTGTGTGTGTTAAAACCAGCAGCGACTCCAAAAACAGAGTTACTGATGTTCAGTACTTTACCCTGACCATTTGTTCCTGTCAAAGACTCCCAGtgaaaaaagggaagagagatttTGGATGCCCTTTTCCCTAGTTATGGTCCATTGAAATTACTTTGAACTTGGGTAGGAAGCAAAAAGGAACTTTGTGGGTAAATTTAAaactactgaggaaaaaaaagcattgtaTTTTTAGGGTTTGAGTGTTTTGACTTCCTGTATATCTTGTTACACGGGGCCTCcctatgtttctttttcagaCCCAGTGGCTTATTGGCTCAGGAACGCAAGCTCTGTCGGGATCTAGTCCatagcaacaaaaaggaacaggAATTTCGTTCCATTTTCCAGCACATACAGTCAGCTCAGTCTCAGCGGAGCCCCTCTGAACTGTTTGCCCAGCATATAGTGACCATTGTTCACCATGTTAAAGGTAAGTGCAGACCCCAGCTTGCTTGAGCCTCCCTTTCTGCGTGCTTAGCTTCCTCTCCTATAAGCAGAAGGATGAGTGGGTGACTAAGGGAGCCTTTTGGGGCCCTTTATCTCATCAAAAGGGCCTTTGAAGCTAGGGACTGGCTTGAAGGAAATTCCTTCCGAGGAGGAGTTTGCATTTTGTAATTACAGACTTGAACATTTCGAAATTATAGTAACCTGTGCTCATGAGAATAGGTAAAATACTTCACGTAAGGTTTAAAATGCTGGCAGAAGGAAGTATGAAAAGTGGCTTTTCCAGCacctctgtcttttcctttctagcAGATGAAAGCCTGTAGAGATCTCTCAGAGACTTTGTGGTGTGAATTTCTTCCCCACATTATTCTACCATTTCCTGGGCAGATTGAGGTGGGCAGGTTGGGAATGGCTGAGAGAAGTGATACAGAAGCTAGGTTGGGCCAGTTACAGGTTCTACCTGAAATCTAAACTCCAGTGGGAGTCGGTGCGGTGATTCACAGAGAAGTGAGCTCTCGGTTTCCTTGTATCCATGTCCTAAGACAAGGGACTTATATAGTGGAAACCCATTGGCCAACATTGGATCGTGTCTGAACCAGCcgtttttccttcctcttttcagcGTGTTTGTTACGTGTATTTGACGACTTGAGTCACATGTCTGGCTACAGGTTCATGCAGAAGAGTTGAATATTCTGCCTTTGGTAGCATAACGTGTTCTTTGAATTCCCACAGAGCATCACTTTGGGTCCTCAGGAATGACATTGCATGAGCGCTTTACTAAATACCTAAAGAGAGGAACTGAGCAGGAGGCggctaaaaacaagaaaagcccAGAGATACACAGGTGAGGACTTCAGCCTTACACTGGAGGTGGCCATAAAAGATTGCTCATCAGATAATAAACTCCTCTTGTTTTTATCAACATTAGGTGCATTAGCAGCAGGGTTTAGGGTAAATACTCTCCAGACTCTAGCAGTGGGCGTTTGTTGTTTGAGTGGAAAGGACATGCCTTAATGACTATGGTTGCTCACTTTGGGCCTGAGGAAGACCGGCCTTTTGATATAGATGAATCCTTGTATTGTTGGGAGCTGACAAATAGTAACCTGTGACCACTGCGAACTTCTATAGGCAGAGTAAATGCTAAGTTTCTGTAAGCAACCCCTGTGTTCCATATATCAGTTCTTTTGGAAGAATTTGCAGTGGGTGGGAGAGCTTGCAGAATTATATCAAAGGGTTTAAAGCCCAGCAGTTTTAGAGTATCACATTCAATTGTGGCAGTATATTCAGCAGTTACAGGCTTTGTCTAGAAACAAACTTGGCcgtatctttaatttcttaatagTCCGCTCTTGAGCCTGTTGCGGTAGGTAGAAGAATGCTGTTTCTACAACAGTCTTCGGGTTTTAGGGCCTTTGGGGTGTGTGTACGTGCCAGGCCGTTGTTTTCTCATCTAGACCGAATCTCATAGGTAAATAATGGGCTATTCTATTCTTATTCCCAAGATGAAAACTGCTCTTTGAGGTTAGCAGGGCATGGATAGTCTTGATGTGAATTTGAGATAAAAGGTGTGGGTGTAGGTGAGTCTTTCTTCCTGGCTGTAACAGTATTGGGAAGGAATGAGAAGTTTCTTCAGTTTGAGTTTGAGAGGTTGGTGCGTATGTCGTGTGTACGCGCCTGTGTGCTCACGGACACACCTATGGGAGAGTATAAACATATAAGCAAAGAATGTAAATAATGTATGTGTCTAAGTTAggaaacataatgaaaaagaatgcCTATGATTCTGTTGCCCAACTTATGAACTAAAATGTTACCACTACTGTATTCACACTGTGGGATATTAaaccttttttctgttttcaatttttaggaGGATAGACATTTCTCCCAGTACATTCAGAAAACATGGTTTGGCTCATGACGAAATGAAAAGCCCACGGGAACCTGGCTACAAGGTGAACTGTTGCTTTGATCGTAATTCCAACAAAATGAGTGCGTTGGGCATGAACTTGACAGAAATGTGTTTGTTTAAATTACTCTCTACttaagtttgtgtttttcttttaaggatgGGCATAATTCTAAAAATGAACTACAAAgggttaatttttattaaatgtatcaaCAACCTTTGTGAAGTGGTTAGAATATGGTAAATGACCCCAAAGTCTATTGAGGTgagcttgagaaaaaaaagagaggagtttTGGAACAAGTGCCCATGATGAGAGAAGAAactttttgtgatatttttctgCTTGTAAGTATTATCAAATCAACTATATTACATGCACTATTTCCAACCATGATTTCAAAAAGACATGCATGTCAGAGGAGAGTGAAATATTCATATCTTAACATGGTAGACTGTTTTAAACAGCtagtccagttttttttttctaacattgtaCCATATTTATCATCTGTCGGTTACTGTTACTTTGAAAGCTAAACATTATTTTGATAGCCCAGCTACATTTGCAATGATGTGCACGCAAACATAGTTATTAAGAAGTTAAAGCTTGTATGCAGTCTTTTTACTGTGAAATaataggtttgggtttttttttaagtcttagtGTTTATTGACCTTCATTCACATAtgcagttaaaatttaaaattaaagatttccATTGCTGCTGAAACCTTTTCTAAAGATATTAATCTTCAAGTCTTCTGGACAGAATTGTCTTGGTAGTTGAATGTGATGAGAAGCACTCTGGCACAGtgtcttctctcccacccccttttctttttctccatttgtcgcctcccccaccccccagtacTCCCCTAGCTCGGCACTAACCATGTGAAATGCAAGGCTTTGAAACAGAAGAGAGCTGGTCCTCAAGGCCTCACAGAGCTGACCCCATAGAGGTGCTGGGGGTGCACGGCCTCAGGGAGCAGCGTctgcctttgttttgttgttttgttctgtttttgtctttggagGGTGCAGAGGCCCCATTCCCTCTCAAAACcaacatgataaaaataaaccttaaacttATTCCGGCAAAAAGCTTAGTAGTTTGTGTAAGTGCAATGTTAATACAGAGTCAGCTGcccattccttcctcttttagAGAAGTTTTACTTCCCATGAGGCAAATCCTGGTGCTTAATGATCCTGAATCCACCTTGCCCTCTGCTCTGAGTGTCCCAAGAGCTGTCGAAAGCCTTTGCCCTGGTTTGGGACGCACAGTGCTACTGCTGTCCATCTGCGGTGCATGTGCCCTGAGGCTTCGACTTCCTAGGAAGTCAGCAAAAACggggttttgctttctttttctgctgctgcttttttcttttttaaaataaatttcgaCCTGGTATTGTCACTTCATGAATTTTCCATTATGGTTTTTGATGTTCCCTCTCTAAAGCTGTTTCTCATTGTAACTAAGCATTTTGGAAGGCTGCTGAAGTGTCCCATGCTCTGTTGCTGGGCTGCATGCTCAGAGCCAGTTCCAAGGAGAGCATAAACCCATGGTGGCTGCCACAGCATAGGTAGGGAAGGACAACACGACACAGGCATTTCCACTCTTGGTGGTGACTATAGGCCTGAGCCAGCCTAACCAGCCACCCTCTAAAGCGGAATTTGGCCTTCTCAGCTTGTAGGTTAGCCAGAGTCATTACTGGGCCACAGGGGAAGCAAACAAGGCGAGATCGATGTTTAGCATTTTCGGAAGGTAGACATCATTATTTCAGAGAACTGGTTTGGGTTCTGTGAGGGACCCTCAGGAAGGGACTTCTGTGGGACGTCCTGTATCCCTCCCAAGCTTGGGTGCAGTGCCTCACACTCCCAGTGCTTCCTCTGTACCACTCCATTGGAGTGGAAACCACAGTTTGTGGGGTGGTTGAGTTGGCAGCCCTGAATCCCAAAAACCTtcattttgatttctctcttgGCAGACTGagggaaaatacaaagatgatCCTGTTGATCTCCGCCTTGATATTGAACGTCGTAAAAAACATAAGGAGAGAGATCTTAAACGAGGTAAATCAAGAGAATCAGTGGATTCCCGAGACTCAAGCCACTCGAGGGAAAGATCagctgagaaaacagagaaaactcaTAAAGGATCAAAGAAGCAGAAGTACGTAAGCCCCTGTTCCCTCATTCAGACTCCTGAGTGGGGTCTCTTGTCTGCTCCTTCTGGGCTCTATACCAGAGTTTCATTTAGGGTTAGGGATGATAGCAGTTTGTTCTTTGATATCCTGTAACTGTCAGGTAAGGTCCCTGGCTTGAAAACAACTTCTGCATCAAAGTAGGGGTATGATCCTTGTCCAGAGAAGGCCTCCTGGGAGATGGGTGTTTAGTTTGGCTCTAGGGATGGAGTGGAAAATCATTTGGGAATTCCTTTTGGgttattttagacattttctttgatacattctttttcatcacaaaTTTTAATGGGGAGGTTATGTTTTAGAAATGGCTCAAAGTTGTTGGCTCATAGTAACACTTTTGTCAAAGACATAGGGTGAAACTAAATAATAGGACAaggttgttgattttttttttttttaagaacattacctcccccccccattaatgtttctttattttgagagagagagagaatatgaatcccaagcaggctcaatgctgtcagcacagagcatgatgagGGGGTtcttggggctctgtctcacgaagcatgaaatcatgacctgagccaaaatcaagaattgaatacttgagtgagccacccaggcgccccaagattgttGATCTTAAATGCCCTTTAAGATCTAGTTTGACAGACACTTCCAAGTAAGGTGTTCCAAATATTCTTTAAACAAAGGTAGCATTGTTGAACTTCATAGGGCAGCATTCATGCCAAGGTCCTGTCATTTCTGTTTACATCTGTGAAAGTTCCATGACTTTTCAGTCATGTTTCATTAAACATAGAATTGAAGCCCCACACATTCCCATATGAAGCAACACCACTTTTGCTGTTTCTGAACTTCGGCCAGCAGGCGTTTTCATTATCCATTTTCTGATAACAATCCTTTGAGATAAGTTGCACGGTTGGTATGGTACCCACTTTGCCCATTTGAAAGATAAGCTGAGCTTATaatgatttttctgaaatgaCATAATTATCAGCTGACATCAAAACTCAGATCTTCTGTTCCACTTTTGCTTCCTTCCACTGTGTTACTTGTGCATCAGGAGCCCTGGCACTTGCCAGGGCTGCCCCCTGACAAAGGGACCTGATAATCCTCAACAGGGAGTGGATGTGGTGGTCCAGTAGTCCTCAGCACTGCTTCTGGTGGAAAGGAGGCAAAACCCCTCAAACATTTCAGGGTTGGGTTTGGATTATTGATCCTGATTCCTTTCCCTGGAACACGTACCTCTTCCCCTGACTTGCTGTGTGATGTTGAAACCCTAGTGTTTTGTGATTGGGGCAAGAAGAAAGATGTTTAATCTCGTTAAATATCActcttcaggggctcctgggtgactcagtcgtttgggcatccgactttggctcaggtcgtgatctcacagtccgtgagttcgagcccagtgttgggctctgtgctgacggctcggagcctggagcctgcttcggattctgtgtctccctctctctctgcccctcccctctcatgctctgtctctgtctcaaaaataaattaaaaaaattttttttaaagaaattaaaaatctatatatatatgtatcacatcaCTCTTCAGTTTACAAAAACGGTTTCTCGAGTGACTGAAGAAGAACTtaacccaagatcacacaagTAATAAAAGTGATGCTGGGACTCTAGTCTGAGGCCTTTTGGgatcttgtttttaaaacctcTTAGAAAAATCCTGTGATGATAACTTAGATTTCCCCTATTTATGAGTAAATGCTAGAAAGAGGCACtaggatttaaatatttaagatcttGAGCTTCTCAAATGTCGAATGTggtgggagggggagcagggTGCTTTGTTTGAGAAATGGAGGAGGACATGGGAAGGGAGGATAGCAGTAGGTTATTGGCGCTTGGCTGGCCTTTACCTCTAAGTGTCCTCTACTCCTGGGAGCCTGGCCTTTCTGCCATCTTAAAGGCAGCCAGTAACCCCCACTAGCACATGGCAGGGCTGGCACCAACTTCTCCATAGACAGTGACTCATTGTAGTAAGCTAATTTGCCCTGGTCTGTAATTTCTCTCagatgaagggaagggagggaagtaaCTCTGGGAAGAGTTTTGCCGGATCCTGCGCTTTAATAACTCAACCTGTTTGAGCTCAGTGAGAGGTGGTATGTGGGATAGTGGTATAATTAGAGCTAGGTTTGAACCCCAGTTCTGCTCAGCTCTGTCACCCTGAATCTCTTGTCTATAAAGTGGGAGAAATAATACTGAATAATCACAGCCGCCATTCACTACTCACCTGCTATGTCATTGTGAAGTGTTGAAGCATATTGTTTGTTCAGTCTCTAGAACAGGCCTAAATTAGGCCAGTAGTGTTCTTCCTAtgagaaataaaagtaatgtaAAGCACTAAACACATGGTAATATATTAAGCCTCTGTCCCAGTCCCAGATACATCATGGCTTACAATGcagtgttctctcctctgcctttctaGTTCATGCAAATGTATTATACGGGGCCATGGGCTGTGTTCTGTTCCTTCTCTGTGTATGTCCCATGTTCATCACAGGCTGACACATAGACCTGTCACTGAACATGACCCACAGAACTGAGAGGAGGCCTCCTAGGTACCCTGGGTGGGTAAGTTGGGGGTGAGTTGGGTGTTTTGAGGTTACTCAGTGTCTTCAGTGTTTTCATCACAGATATGTTCCTGATTGCCCTGTGCTTCTTACCAGTGAGTCCCCAGCCAAGGGCTGTACCCTGGAGCTTGGTGATTTAAATCCCTGGCTCTTCTGTTTTCGTAGGAAGCACCGGAGAGCGCGAGACCGGTCCAggtcatcctcctcttcctcccagtcATCCCACTCCTACAAAGCGGAAGAATACACTGAAGAGacggaggagagggaagagagcacCACAGGCTTTGACAAGTCCAGACTGGGGACCAAAGACTTCGTGGGTCCAAGTGAAAGAGGAGGCAGAGCTCGAGGGACCTTTGTAAgatcctgccccctctccctttctctgagccCCTATTCCTCCCAATTGTTTGTTTATCCAAATACTAGTTTTATTGTCCTTGATACAAGGAATTCAGTCTATAGATCCCAGAATCTGTGGTTCCCCTCTTccttaagctttttctttttacttatatttCTTACCTGGAAAGCCTCTTGGGGCTTCTGGCCTCATTATTTCCCCCACTTACCTTGACTCCCTGCTATGTCTATAGGGAGGGCCTTGTGCCATGTGGTCCTCTCTGTATGGGCTCCAGACTTGAGCTAGAGACCATTTGACCAGCAGATTGACCAGAGGACTGCTGTCTGTTCTGCACTAGAACAGGATTTGAACAGAAGGCAGGGAGTTGTTTTTCTCCATTCCTGACAGAgtcctttgttccttttccctACTTATGCCACAGCAATTTCGAGccagagggagaggctggggcagaggcAACTACTCtggtaacaacaacaataacagcaacaacgaTTTTCAAAAGAGAACCCGGGAGGAGGAGTGGGACCCCGAGTACACACCCAAAAGCAAGAAGTATTACTTGGTAGGTGTCTGGGATAAGCGGGAAGGGCCGGAGCAGTGCCTTGGGCACACGCAGTAGCTGATACTAAGGCTTTAATTGATCTGTCCAGAACTGTGATTAAATACGTGTGCAGGCatattgcggggggggggggggggggggggggtggatttgtACTTGAGGGACAGCACAGTGCCGGCAAAGATGAGTGTTCTCTTGAGAGCTGGTCCTGGCCTCAGAAGTGTTTTATCGTCTAAGAGGTTTATGGATTCTAGGATAAACAAGAAGGCTTGCTCTGGCCTTTTTAGtctgtgagctttttttttttttttttttttaagtttatttattttgagagagagtgtacagggaaggggcagagagagaaagaatcacaagcaggctccgcactgccagcacagagcccgacacggagctcaaactcacgaactgtgagatcatgacctgagccaaagttcagagtcagacacttaaccagctgagccacccaggtgcctcataggTCTGTGAGCTTTTTAATTGCTAACCCAACCTCAGCCTCCCT is a genomic window containing:
- the THRAP3 gene encoding thyroid hormone receptor-associated protein 3, yielding MSKTNKSKSGSRSSRSRSASRSRSRSFSKSRSRSRSVSRSRKRRLSSRSRSRSYSPAHNRERNHPRVYQNRDFRGHNRGYRRPYYFRGRNRGFYPWGQYNRGGYGNYRSNWQNYRQAYSPRRGRSRSRSPKRRSPSPRSRSHSRNSDKSSSDRSRRSSSSRSSSNHSRVESSKRKSAKEKKSSSKDSRPSQAAGDNQGDEAKEQTFSGGTSQDTKASDSSKPWPDATTYTAGSASRASAVSELSPRERSPALKSPLQSVVVRRRSPRPSPVPKPSPPLSSTSQMGSTLQSGAGYQAGTHQGPFDHGSGSLSPSKKSPVGKSPPATGSTYGSSQKEEAAAPGGAAYTKRYLEEQKTENGKDKEQKQTNTDKEKMKEKGSFSDTGLGDAKMKSDPFAPKTDAEKSFRGSQSPKRYKLRDDFEKKMADFHKEDMDGQDKDKAKGRKESEFDDEPKFMSKVIAGANKNQEEEKSGKWEGLVYAPPGKEKQRKTEELEEESFSERSKKEDRGGPKRTESGHRGFVPEKNFRVTAYKAVQEKSSSPPPRKTSESREKLGAKGDFSSGKSSFSITREAQVNVRMDSFDEDLARPSGLLAQERKLCRDLVHSNKKEQEFRSIFQHIQSAQSQRSPSELFAQHIVTIVHHVKEHHFGSSGMTLHERFTKYLKRGTEQEAAKNKKSPEIHRRIDISPSTFRKHGLAHDEMKSPREPGYKTEGKYKDDPVDLRLDIERRKKHKERDLKRGKSRESVDSRDSSHSRERSAEKTEKTHKGSKKQKKHRRARDRSRSSSSSSQSSHSYKAEEYTEETEEREESTTGFDKSRLGTKDFVGPSERGGRARGTFQFRARGRGWGRGNYSGNNNNNSNNDFQKRTREEEWDPEYTPKSKKYYLHDDREGEGSDKWVSRGRGRGAFPRGRGRFMFRKSSTSPKWAHDKFSGEEGEIEDDESGTENREEKDNLQPTTE